A region from the Sporichthyaceae bacterium genome encodes:
- a CDS encoding SGNH/GDSL hydrolase family protein has translation MTAAARRVRLTAVAAALALLPAAGSAGAARSRPLPTVMVALGDSISRGFDSCGFYVDCPERSWSTGVDDRVDSQRARLTAAGAKLAATNLAHTGATVAALADQVAGAVADHADYVTLEIGANDACSTDVASMTPVADYRSRLRGALDKLHDGLPQARMFIASVPDLFRLWQVGHGNRLARFAWSHGHICQSMLAAPESTAAGDVTRREAVRTRVEAYNAELAAACEDYGSACRYDKGAVFDTPFTADQISKWDWFHPNVNGQHELAAVTWRAGFFD, from the coding sequence ATGACGGCGGCGGCACGGCGGGTGCGACTGACCGCGGTCGCGGCCGCGCTCGCGCTGTTACCGGCGGCCGGGTCGGCCGGGGCGGCGCGGAGCCGGCCACTGCCGACCGTGATGGTCGCCCTCGGCGACTCGATCAGCCGCGGCTTCGACTCCTGCGGGTTCTACGTGGACTGCCCGGAGCGCTCGTGGAGCACCGGGGTGGACGACCGGGTGGACAGCCAGCGGGCACGCCTGACGGCGGCCGGCGCCAAGTTGGCCGCCACGAATCTGGCGCACACCGGCGCCACCGTCGCGGCGTTGGCCGACCAGGTCGCCGGCGCGGTCGCCGACCACGCCGACTACGTGACGCTCGAAATCGGTGCCAATGACGCCTGCTCGACGGACGTCGCATCGATGACCCCGGTCGCGGACTACCGGTCCCGACTGCGAGGCGCCCTGGACAAGCTGCACGACGGCCTGCCGCAGGCCCGCATGTTCATCGCCAGCGTCCCGGACCTGTTCCGGTTGTGGCAGGTCGGGCACGGGAACAGGCTGGCTCGCTTCGCCTGGTCGCACGGGCACATCTGCCAGTCGATGCTGGCGGCCCCGGAGTCGACCGCGGCGGGCGACGTCACCCGTCGCGAGGCGGTCCGGACCCGGGTCGAGGCCTACAACGCCGAACTCGCCGCGGCCTGCGAGGACTACGGGTCGGCCTGCCGCTACGACAAGGGCGCGGTGTTCGACACCCCGTTCACCGCCGACCAGATCAGCAAGTGGGACTGGTTCCACCCCAACGTGAACGGCCAGCACGAGTTGGCCGCCGTGACGTGGCGGGCGGGTTTCTTCGACTGA